Proteins from one Fragaria vesca subsp. vesca unplaced genomic scaffold, FraVesHawaii_1.0 scf0513070, whole genome shotgun sequence genomic window:
- the LOC101294036 gene encoding ethylene-responsive transcription factor ERF118-like — protein sequence MSRPSLNQRNNKSRSCKRREFDANNMNEDNKVVLTRKVRIMFNDPDATDSSSSSSEQDETMANKKPSKSKRFVRQVLIHMHDSDSGGKWAKTRKRPSSSSPFRGVRLRKYGKWAAEIRNPVKGGRLWLGTYVTAEEASQAYETARSKFDEILSRAAAASTNNNCSVDNINNTSSSSSNANQEDLFLLRKATDDPIMSSPVSVLDPAMSTDSISVHNVGQLQVSLDSSFQLNEALESLHIDHQQQQDVFNFVRHEELNQLISSIASSSSLEELGKHLDGTYCSIDDIKIGGCDDHGHYTSLPDCDFDDLY from the coding sequence ATGTCAAGGCCTTCGTTGAATCAACGAAATAACAAGTCCAGGTCGTGTAAGAGACGAGAATTTGATGCTAATAATATGAATGAAGATAACAAAGTAGTGTTGACAAGGAAAGTCCGGATAATGTTTAACGACCCTGATGCTActgattcttcttcatcctcgaGCGAACAAGATGAAACGATGGCCAATAAGAAACCGTCGAAATCGAAAAGGTTTGTACGACAAGTCCTCATTCATATGCATGATTCAGATTCAGGTGGTAAGTGGGCAAAGACTCGAAAGCGaccgtcgtcgtcgtcgcctTTCAGAGGTGTAAGGCTAAGAAAATATGGTAAATGGGCGGCTGAGATTCGAAATCCTGTCAAAGGTGGCCGACTTTGGTTGGGGACGTACGTCACTGCCGAGGAAGCTTCTCAGGCGTACGAGACCGCGAGgtctaaatttgatgaaattctCAGCAGGGCAGCAGCCGCTTCAACTAATAATAACTGCAGTGTCGACAATATCAACAACactagtagtagtagtagtaatgCAAACCAAGAAGACCTATTTCTTTTAAGAAAAGCAACTGATGATCCAATAATGTCGTCTCCGGTTTCGGTTCTGGATCCGGCAATGTCGACGGATTCCATCAGCGTTCACAATGTTGGACAACTGCAAGTATCATTGGACTCGAGTTTCCAGCTGAATGAAGCATTGGAGTCTCTCCACATTGATCACCAGCAGCAGCAAGACGTCTTCAACTTTGTACGACATGAGGAGCTTAACCAACTTATCTCCTCCAttgcctcctcctcctccttggAGGAACTTGGAAAGCATTTAGACGGAACCTATTGTAGCATTGATGATATAAAGATTGGTGGATGTGATGATCATGGACACTACACCAGTCTTCCTGATTGTGACTTTGACGATTTATATTAA
- the LOC101310856 gene encoding calmodulin-like protein 7-like, whose amino-acid sequence MQPTELKRVFQVFDRNGDGRISKEELSHSLENLGIFIPDQELFNMIHKIDVDGDGCVDIDEFGELYQSIMDERDDEDDMKEAFGVFDQNGDGFITVDELRTVLSSLGLKQGRSMEDCTRMIMKVDVDGDGMVNYNEFRQMMKGGGFGALT is encoded by the coding sequence ATGCAGCCGACTGAGCTGAAGCGGGTGTTCCAAGTGTTCGACAGGAACGGTGACGGGCGCATCAGCAAAGAGGAGCTGAGCCATTCGCTCGAGAACTTGGGAATCTTCATCCCTGACCAGGAGCTGTTCAACATGATCCACAAGATCGACGTCGACGGAGACGGGTGCGTCGACATTGACGAGTTCGGGGAGCTTTACCAGTCCATAATGGACGAGCGGGACGACGAGGACGACATGAAGGAGGCGTTCGGGGTTTTCGATCAGAACGGTGACGGCTTCATCACCGTCGACGAGTTGAGGACGGTCTTGTCCTCCCTCGGCCTCAAGCAAGGCAGGTCCATGGAGGACTGCACCAGGATGATTATGAAGGTCGACGTCGACGGAGATGGCATGGTCAATTACAACGAGTTCAGGCAGATGATGAAGGGAGGAGGCTTTGGCGCTTTAACTTGA
- the LOC101310079 gene encoding uncharacterized protein LOC101310079, producing the protein MSNPGAGVVYSMEMEKEFSSEVAISVLDSSLSRIKWRLKSSSRRRLEIDIVALCTGMRAVIMVDYGGKMPELQDRLCTLLKLCRKGAPFFEQLRVMVIEEMIYLVHISGLAKYVRSSLNSEAQLLFVDLEHDPPKMIKQAEENPLGVQLISIQKLFSLDFPVGGMKDDTSSSHSIDMADSDPVRNKPISSHSFEIIDFSSCMQDTDLTLPTLNGWLLGYPVVYLFSKEHVAEAIYNLSMKYLHIYTISVCRNGTPNKQSELEELLSFSVPYGLSMRGSKEEWAEAFLAHLQEKWERCKNAWKSLRLEVSELNPQAIVL; encoded by the exons ATGAGCAACCCCGGGGCTGGAGTGGTGTATTCGATGGAAATGGAGAAGGAATTCTCAAGTGAAGTCGCAATAAGCGTGTTGGATTCCTCCCTCTCTCGTATCAAATGGCGACTCAAGTCTTCCAGCAGGCGTCGACTAGAGAtag ATATAGTGGCCTTGTGTACAGGAATGAGGGCAGTGATAATGGTAGACTACGGTGGCAAGATGCCTGAACTGCAGGACAGGCTCTGCACTCTCCTAAAACTTTGTCGGAag GGCGCACCATTTTTTGAGCAGCTGAGAGTAATGGTTATAGAAGAAATGATATATTTGGTTCACATTAGTGGACTTGCTAAGTATGTTAGGTCAAGCTTGAACTCCGAAGCACAGCTTCTCTTTGTGGACCTTGAACATGATCCTCCAAAG ATGATAAAACAAGCAGAAGAAAACCCACTTGGTGTGCAGCTTATATCAATTCAGAAGTTGTTCTCTTTGGATTTTCCTGTTGGTGGAATGAAAGATGACACATCGTCATCTCATAGTATAGATATGGCTGATTCTGACCCTGTCAGAAATAAACCTATCTCTTCTCACTCCTTTGAGATTATTGATTTCAGTAGCTGCATGCAAGATACTGACCTCACCTTGCCAACATTAAATGG ATGGCTTCTTGGTTATCCAGTTGTGTACTTGTTCAGCAAGGAGCATGTAGCTGAAGCTATTTATAATCTTTCTATGAAGTATCTTCATATTTATACAATATCAGTCTGCAG GAATGGAACCCCCAATAAACAATCTGAACTAGAAGAACTCTTGAG TTTCTCAGTGCCTTATGGTTTAAGCATGAGAGGGAGCAAAGAAGAATGGGCAGAGGCATTTTTGGCTCATCTGCAGGAGAAGTGGGAAAGATGCAAGAATGCATGGAAGTCTTTGCGCCTGGAGGTTAGTGAATTAAATCCACAGGCCATTGTGTTGTAA
- the LOC101310572 gene encoding uncharacterized protein LOC101310572, whose protein sequence is MVMVHPYVSASTLSRALPSAASILSRALPTLFAEPTKKWLVCETQSMKLLNDRAIANEYRNTKRLVFGGRRRFTTRASHVNDAGSIGSPLMQSMENKIKEELNAESVIVKDANGDGRHVSIDVISSSFEGKSAVNRQRMVYKAIWEELQSTVHAVDQMTTKTPEEAGTQK, encoded by the coding sequence ATGGTGATGGTGCATCCATATGTGTCAGCCTCCACTCTAAGTCGAGCTCTGCCATCAGCAGCCTCTATCCTAAGTCGAGCTCTACCGACCTTATTTGCTGAACCAACGAAAAAATGGTTGGTGTGTGAGACTCAAAGCATGAAATTGTTAAATGATAGAGCAATTGCCAATGAATACAGAAACACAAAGAGACTTGTGTTTGGTGGTAGGAGGAGGTTCACTACTCGAGCTTCCCACGTCAATGATGCTGGCTCCATTGGCTCCCCTCTCATGCAGTCCATGGAGAACAAGATCAAGGAAGAGCTGAATGCAGAATCTGTTATTGTTAAAGATGCTAACGGGGATGGTCGGCATGTCAGCATTGATGTTATCTCTTCATCCTTTGAGGGAAAATCTGCTGTCAATAGGCAGAGGATGGTGTACAAAGCTATATGGGAGGAGCTTCAAAGCACAGTGCATGCAGTAGATCAGATGACTACTAAAACCCCAGAAGAAGCAGGTACTCAAAAGTAA